A part of Sparus aurata chromosome 19, fSpaAur1.1, whole genome shotgun sequence genomic DNA contains:
- the fbxo15 gene encoding F-box only protein 15 isoform X1, translating into MSPCLVSKGSRQVKQMAAPKAVTSRVRAVRTSKRADKSSPASSQNFAERLPSEILIKILSYLDASALFSISHVNKLLYQLASDNSLWKRLCIAQLNKNKKQRRAMATKEVLDHAAGYWKWQYFRTVAECGTLNWKGQLGRISSRTGLPAKTAQVLRNLGVTWELTVSDKSGREGKHEPSWSRFSETSVTLCWSGGGCLPDYQQISTLQLHGVRRIALNCPGLKIPGSRSLMEKLDAQALTKSAQVIGQDRLVELKLIQPGFIISVWRDQSSVAFIMLTLHFHRLVERSIKGSSVCPYVEPAITPPFDDIDPAHGLHDYQLYIALHDTVSELMSGCFSQLFCRRTEISDGHIQLTAISRTDCSQHTPVSGSITLPWRCEALLGAVQNCCIMSLTLLDEFKKPFWCVGSPVSMKPEKTPVSYDYDGEHFQISYEDSDGRVKMELAWMEEENTFIIISLVVLVAVGKVNKHFSRDY; encoded by the exons ATGAGTCCCTGTCTCGTCTCAAAGGGGTCAAGACAAGTGAAACAAATGGCTGCACCGAAAGCGGTTACTTCCAGAGTGCGGGCGGTGAGGACGTCCAAAAGAGCTGACAAATCATCTCCAGCGTCCTCTCAGAACTTCGCGGAGAG ACTGCCATCTGAGATCCTGATTAAGATTCTGTCATACCTGGATGCCTCTGCTCTTTTCAGCATCAGCCACGTCAATAAGCTTCTCTACCAGCTCGCCAGTGATAA TTCTCTGTGGAAGAGGCTTTGCATAGCACAACTCAACaagaataaaaagcaaagaCGAGCGATGGCCACAAAGGAAGTGCTGGATCACGCTGCAGGCTACTGGAAGTGGCAGTACTTCAGGACTGTAGCCGAATGTGGCACGTTGAATTGGAAAGGACAGCTTGGACGGATCAGCTCTCGCACTGGGCTGCCCGCCAAAACGGCGCAGGTCCTCAG AAACTTGGGCGTCACCTGGGAGCTGACGGTCTCAGATAAGTCGGGGCGCGAGGGCAAACATGAGCCGAGCTGGTCCCGCTTCTCCGAGACTTCTGTGACACTGTGCTGGAGCGGAGGAGGCTGCCTGCCCGACTACCAGCAGATTTCCACCCTTCAACTCCATGGTGTCAGGAGGATAGCCCTCAACTGCCCAGGCCTAAAGAT ACCTGGCTCGAGGTCCCTCATGGAGAAGTTAGACGCGCAGGCTCTGACTAAAAGTGCGCAGGTCATCGGCCAAGACAGGCTGGTTGAACTGAAGCTCATACAGCCCGGCTTCATCATCAGTGTCTGGAGg GACCAGTCCTCCGTTGCCTTCATCATGCTCACCCTCCACTTCCACAGGCTGGTGGAAAGAAGCATCAAGGGATCTTCTGTTTG cCCATACGTGGAGCCGGCGATCACACCCCCTTTTGATGACATTGACCCTGCACACGGTCTCCATGATTACCAACTATACATTGCTCTCCACGACACTGTGAGCGAGCTCATGTCTGGATGCTTCTCCCAGCTCTTCTGCCGGAGAA CAGAGATCAGTGACGGCCATATCCAGCTGACTGCCATTAGCAGGACAGACTGTTCGCAGCACACACCGGTGTCGGGCAGCATCACCCTGCCCTGGAGGTGTGAGGCCCTGCTGGGTGCCGTGCAG aatTGCTGCATCATGAGTCTGACTCTACTGGATGAATTCAAGAAACCCTTCTGGTGTGTCGGCTCTCCCGTCTCCATGAAGCCGGAGAAGACGCCCGTCTCCTATGACTACGACGGTGAGCACTTCCAGATCTCCTATGAGGACTCGGATGGTCGGGTGAAGATGGAGCTTGCGTGGATGGAGGAAGAAAATACGTTTATCATCATAAGCTTAGTCGTCTTAGTGGCTGTTGGTAAAGTCAACAAGCATTTCAGTAGAGATTACTGA
- the fbxo15 gene encoding F-box only protein 15 isoform X5, with amino-acid sequence MATKEVLDHAAGYWKWQYFRTVAECGTLNWKGQLGRISSRTGLPAKTAQVLRNLGVTWELTVSDKSGREGKHEPSWSRFSETSVTLCWSGGGCLPDYQQISTLQLHGVRRIALNCPGLKIPGSRSLMEKLDAQALTKSAQVIGQDRLVELKLIQPGFIISVWRDQSSVAFIMLTLHFHRLVERSIKGSSVCPYVEPAITPPFDDIDPAHGLHDYQLYIALHDTVSELMSGCFSQLFCRRTEISDGHIQLTAISRTDCSQHTPVSGSITLPWRCEALLGAVQNCCIMSLTLLDEFKKPFWCVGSPVSMKPEKTPVSYDYDGEHFQISYEDSDGRVKMELAWMEEENTFIIISLVVLVAVGKVNKHFSRDY; translated from the exons ATGGCCACAAAGGAAGTGCTGGATCACGCTGCAGGCTACTGGAAGTGGCAGTACTTCAGGACTGTAGCCGAATGTGGCACGTTGAATTGGAAAGGACAGCTTGGACGGATCAGCTCTCGCACTGGGCTGCCCGCCAAAACGGCGCAGGTCCTCAG AAACTTGGGCGTCACCTGGGAGCTGACGGTCTCAGATAAGTCGGGGCGCGAGGGCAAACATGAGCCGAGCTGGTCCCGCTTCTCCGAGACTTCTGTGACACTGTGCTGGAGCGGAGGAGGCTGCCTGCCCGACTACCAGCAGATTTCCACCCTTCAACTCCATGGTGTCAGGAGGATAGCCCTCAACTGCCCAGGCCTAAAGAT ACCTGGCTCGAGGTCCCTCATGGAGAAGTTAGACGCGCAGGCTCTGACTAAAAGTGCGCAGGTCATCGGCCAAGACAGGCTGGTTGAACTGAAGCTCATACAGCCCGGCTTCATCATCAGTGTCTGGAGg GACCAGTCCTCCGTTGCCTTCATCATGCTCACCCTCCACTTCCACAGGCTGGTGGAAAGAAGCATCAAGGGATCTTCTGTTTG cCCATACGTGGAGCCGGCGATCACACCCCCTTTTGATGACATTGACCCTGCACACGGTCTCCATGATTACCAACTATACATTGCTCTCCACGACACTGTGAGCGAGCTCATGTCTGGATGCTTCTCCCAGCTCTTCTGCCGGAGAA CAGAGATCAGTGACGGCCATATCCAGCTGACTGCCATTAGCAGGACAGACTGTTCGCAGCACACACCGGTGTCGGGCAGCATCACCCTGCCCTGGAGGTGTGAGGCCCTGCTGGGTGCCGTGCAG aatTGCTGCATCATGAGTCTGACTCTACTGGATGAATTCAAGAAACCCTTCTGGTGTGTCGGCTCTCCCGTCTCCATGAAGCCGGAGAAGACGCCCGTCTCCTATGACTACGACGGTGAGCACTTCCAGATCTCCTATGAGGACTCGGATGGTCGGGTGAAGATGGAGCTTGCGTGGATGGAGGAAGAAAATACGTTTATCATCATAAGCTTAGTCGTCTTAGTGGCTGTTGGTAAAGTCAACAAGCATTTCAGTAGAGATTACTGA
- the fbxo15 gene encoding F-box only protein 15 isoform X4 → MAAPKAVTSRVRAVRTSKRADKSSPASSQNFAESISHVNKLLYQLASDNSLWKRLCIAQLNKNKKQRRAMATKEVLDHAAGYWKWQYFRTVAECGTLNWKGQLGRISSRTGLPAKTAQVLRNLGVTWELTVSDKSGREGKHEPSWSRFSETSVTLCWSGGGCLPDYQQISTLQLHGVRRIALNCPGLKIPGSRSLMEKLDAQALTKSAQVIGQDRLVELKLIQPGFIISVWRDQSSVAFIMLTLHFHRLVERSIKGSSVCPYVEPAITPPFDDIDPAHGLHDYQLYIALHDTVSELMSGCFSQLFCRRTEISDGHIQLTAISRTDCSQHTPVSGSITLPWRCEALLGAVQNCCIMSLTLLDEFKKPFWCVGSPVSMKPEKTPVSYDYDGEHFQISYEDSDGRVKMELAWMEEENTFIIISLVVLVAVGKVNKHFSRDY, encoded by the exons ATGGCTGCACCGAAAGCGGTTACTTCCAGAGTGCGGGCGGTGAGGACGTCCAAAAGAGCTGACAAATCATCTCCAGCGTCCTCTCAGAACTTCGCGGAGAG CATCAGCCACGTCAATAAGCTTCTCTACCAGCTCGCCAGTGATAA TTCTCTGTGGAAGAGGCTTTGCATAGCACAACTCAACaagaataaaaagcaaagaCGAGCGATGGCCACAAAGGAAGTGCTGGATCACGCTGCAGGCTACTGGAAGTGGCAGTACTTCAGGACTGTAGCCGAATGTGGCACGTTGAATTGGAAAGGACAGCTTGGACGGATCAGCTCTCGCACTGGGCTGCCCGCCAAAACGGCGCAGGTCCTCAG AAACTTGGGCGTCACCTGGGAGCTGACGGTCTCAGATAAGTCGGGGCGCGAGGGCAAACATGAGCCGAGCTGGTCCCGCTTCTCCGAGACTTCTGTGACACTGTGCTGGAGCGGAGGAGGCTGCCTGCCCGACTACCAGCAGATTTCCACCCTTCAACTCCATGGTGTCAGGAGGATAGCCCTCAACTGCCCAGGCCTAAAGAT ACCTGGCTCGAGGTCCCTCATGGAGAAGTTAGACGCGCAGGCTCTGACTAAAAGTGCGCAGGTCATCGGCCAAGACAGGCTGGTTGAACTGAAGCTCATACAGCCCGGCTTCATCATCAGTGTCTGGAGg GACCAGTCCTCCGTTGCCTTCATCATGCTCACCCTCCACTTCCACAGGCTGGTGGAAAGAAGCATCAAGGGATCTTCTGTTTG cCCATACGTGGAGCCGGCGATCACACCCCCTTTTGATGACATTGACCCTGCACACGGTCTCCATGATTACCAACTATACATTGCTCTCCACGACACTGTGAGCGAGCTCATGTCTGGATGCTTCTCCCAGCTCTTCTGCCGGAGAA CAGAGATCAGTGACGGCCATATCCAGCTGACTGCCATTAGCAGGACAGACTGTTCGCAGCACACACCGGTGTCGGGCAGCATCACCCTGCCCTGGAGGTGTGAGGCCCTGCTGGGTGCCGTGCAG aatTGCTGCATCATGAGTCTGACTCTACTGGATGAATTCAAGAAACCCTTCTGGTGTGTCGGCTCTCCCGTCTCCATGAAGCCGGAGAAGACGCCCGTCTCCTATGACTACGACGGTGAGCACTTCCAGATCTCCTATGAGGACTCGGATGGTCGGGTGAAGATGGAGCTTGCGTGGATGGAGGAAGAAAATACGTTTATCATCATAAGCTTAGTCGTCTTAGTGGCTGTTGGTAAAGTCAACAAGCATTTCAGTAGAGATTACTGA
- the cbln2b gene encoding cerebellin-2b, translating into MVPARCPGPCAMLALTLLLGCGVASCLGQNDTEPIVLEGKCLVVCDSNPSSDGGVTSSLGISVRSAGAKVAFSAVRGTNHEPSEMSNTSMTIYFDQVLVNIGNHFDLKASVFQAPRRGIYSFSFHVVKVYNRQTIQVNLMQNDYPVISAFAGDQDVTREAASNGVLLMVEREDRVYLKLERGTLMGGWKYSTFSGFLVFPL; encoded by the exons ATGGTGCCCGCGCGCTGCCCGGGACCCTGTGCCATGCTGGCTCTGACACTCCTCTTGGGATGCGGCGTGGCTTCCTGCCTCGGCCAGAACGACACGGAGCCCATCGTGCTCGAAGGGAAGTGTCTGGTGGTGTGCGACTCGAACCCTTCCTCGGACGGTGGGGTCACCTCCTCACTTGGCATATCAGTCCGCTCCGCTGGGGCAAAGGTGGCTTTTTCCGCTGTGCGTGGAACCAACCACGAGCCGTCAGAGATGAGCAACACGTCCATGACCATCTACTTTGACCAG GTTTTAGTGAACATCGGCAACCATTTCGATCTGAAGGCGAGCGTGTTCCAGGCACCGAGGAGGGGGATTTATAGTTTCAGCTTTCACGTGGTGAAGGTCTACAACAGGCAAACCATACAG GTGAACCTGATGCAGAATGACTACCCGGTTATATCAGCGTTCGCCGGTGACCAGGACGTCACGAGAGAGGCGGCCAGCAACGGAGTACTGCTGATGGTGGAGCGGGAGGACCGCGTCTACCTGAAGCTGGAGCGGGGCACCTTAATGGGCGGATGGAAATACTCCACCTTCTCAGGCTTTCTGGTCTTTCCGCTATAA
- the fbxo15 gene encoding F-box only protein 15 isoform X3 gives MSPCLVSKGSRQVKQMAAPKAVTSRVRAVRTSKRADKSSPASSQNFAESISHVNKLLYQLASDNSLWKRLCIAQLNKNKKQRRAMATKEVLDHAAGYWKWQYFRTVAECGTLNWKGQLGRISSRTGLPAKTAQVLRNLGVTWELTVSDKSGREGKHEPSWSRFSETSVTLCWSGGGCLPDYQQISTLQLHGVRRIALNCPGLKIPGSRSLMEKLDAQALTKSAQVIGQDRLVELKLIQPGFIISVWRDQSSVAFIMLTLHFHRLVERSIKGSSVCPYVEPAITPPFDDIDPAHGLHDYQLYIALHDTVSELMSGCFSQLFCRRTEISDGHIQLTAISRTDCSQHTPVSGSITLPWRCEALLGAVQNCCIMSLTLLDEFKKPFWCVGSPVSMKPEKTPVSYDYDGEHFQISYEDSDGRVKMELAWMEEENTFIIISLVVLVAVGKVNKHFSRDY, from the exons ATGAGTCCCTGTCTCGTCTCAAAGGGGTCAAGACAAGTGAAACAAATGGCTGCACCGAAAGCGGTTACTTCCAGAGTGCGGGCGGTGAGGACGTCCAAAAGAGCTGACAAATCATCTCCAGCGTCCTCTCAGAACTTCGCGGAGAG CATCAGCCACGTCAATAAGCTTCTCTACCAGCTCGCCAGTGATAA TTCTCTGTGGAAGAGGCTTTGCATAGCACAACTCAACaagaataaaaagcaaagaCGAGCGATGGCCACAAAGGAAGTGCTGGATCACGCTGCAGGCTACTGGAAGTGGCAGTACTTCAGGACTGTAGCCGAATGTGGCACGTTGAATTGGAAAGGACAGCTTGGACGGATCAGCTCTCGCACTGGGCTGCCCGCCAAAACGGCGCAGGTCCTCAG AAACTTGGGCGTCACCTGGGAGCTGACGGTCTCAGATAAGTCGGGGCGCGAGGGCAAACATGAGCCGAGCTGGTCCCGCTTCTCCGAGACTTCTGTGACACTGTGCTGGAGCGGAGGAGGCTGCCTGCCCGACTACCAGCAGATTTCCACCCTTCAACTCCATGGTGTCAGGAGGATAGCCCTCAACTGCCCAGGCCTAAAGAT ACCTGGCTCGAGGTCCCTCATGGAGAAGTTAGACGCGCAGGCTCTGACTAAAAGTGCGCAGGTCATCGGCCAAGACAGGCTGGTTGAACTGAAGCTCATACAGCCCGGCTTCATCATCAGTGTCTGGAGg GACCAGTCCTCCGTTGCCTTCATCATGCTCACCCTCCACTTCCACAGGCTGGTGGAAAGAAGCATCAAGGGATCTTCTGTTTG cCCATACGTGGAGCCGGCGATCACACCCCCTTTTGATGACATTGACCCTGCACACGGTCTCCATGATTACCAACTATACATTGCTCTCCACGACACTGTGAGCGAGCTCATGTCTGGATGCTTCTCCCAGCTCTTCTGCCGGAGAA CAGAGATCAGTGACGGCCATATCCAGCTGACTGCCATTAGCAGGACAGACTGTTCGCAGCACACACCGGTGTCGGGCAGCATCACCCTGCCCTGGAGGTGTGAGGCCCTGCTGGGTGCCGTGCAG aatTGCTGCATCATGAGTCTGACTCTACTGGATGAATTCAAGAAACCCTTCTGGTGTGTCGGCTCTCCCGTCTCCATGAAGCCGGAGAAGACGCCCGTCTCCTATGACTACGACGGTGAGCACTTCCAGATCTCCTATGAGGACTCGGATGGTCGGGTGAAGATGGAGCTTGCGTGGATGGAGGAAGAAAATACGTTTATCATCATAAGCTTAGTCGTCTTAGTGGCTGTTGGTAAAGTCAACAAGCATTTCAGTAGAGATTACTGA
- the fbxo15 gene encoding F-box only protein 15 isoform X2, translating to MAAPKAVTSRVRAVRTSKRADKSSPASSQNFAERLPSEILIKILSYLDASALFSISHVNKLLYQLASDNSLWKRLCIAQLNKNKKQRRAMATKEVLDHAAGYWKWQYFRTVAECGTLNWKGQLGRISSRTGLPAKTAQVLRNLGVTWELTVSDKSGREGKHEPSWSRFSETSVTLCWSGGGCLPDYQQISTLQLHGVRRIALNCPGLKIPGSRSLMEKLDAQALTKSAQVIGQDRLVELKLIQPGFIISVWRDQSSVAFIMLTLHFHRLVERSIKGSSVCPYVEPAITPPFDDIDPAHGLHDYQLYIALHDTVSELMSGCFSQLFCRRTEISDGHIQLTAISRTDCSQHTPVSGSITLPWRCEALLGAVQNCCIMSLTLLDEFKKPFWCVGSPVSMKPEKTPVSYDYDGEHFQISYEDSDGRVKMELAWMEEENTFIIISLVVLVAVGKVNKHFSRDY from the exons ATGGCTGCACCGAAAGCGGTTACTTCCAGAGTGCGGGCGGTGAGGACGTCCAAAAGAGCTGACAAATCATCTCCAGCGTCCTCTCAGAACTTCGCGGAGAG ACTGCCATCTGAGATCCTGATTAAGATTCTGTCATACCTGGATGCCTCTGCTCTTTTCAGCATCAGCCACGTCAATAAGCTTCTCTACCAGCTCGCCAGTGATAA TTCTCTGTGGAAGAGGCTTTGCATAGCACAACTCAACaagaataaaaagcaaagaCGAGCGATGGCCACAAAGGAAGTGCTGGATCACGCTGCAGGCTACTGGAAGTGGCAGTACTTCAGGACTGTAGCCGAATGTGGCACGTTGAATTGGAAAGGACAGCTTGGACGGATCAGCTCTCGCACTGGGCTGCCCGCCAAAACGGCGCAGGTCCTCAG AAACTTGGGCGTCACCTGGGAGCTGACGGTCTCAGATAAGTCGGGGCGCGAGGGCAAACATGAGCCGAGCTGGTCCCGCTTCTCCGAGACTTCTGTGACACTGTGCTGGAGCGGAGGAGGCTGCCTGCCCGACTACCAGCAGATTTCCACCCTTCAACTCCATGGTGTCAGGAGGATAGCCCTCAACTGCCCAGGCCTAAAGAT ACCTGGCTCGAGGTCCCTCATGGAGAAGTTAGACGCGCAGGCTCTGACTAAAAGTGCGCAGGTCATCGGCCAAGACAGGCTGGTTGAACTGAAGCTCATACAGCCCGGCTTCATCATCAGTGTCTGGAGg GACCAGTCCTCCGTTGCCTTCATCATGCTCACCCTCCACTTCCACAGGCTGGTGGAAAGAAGCATCAAGGGATCTTCTGTTTG cCCATACGTGGAGCCGGCGATCACACCCCCTTTTGATGACATTGACCCTGCACACGGTCTCCATGATTACCAACTATACATTGCTCTCCACGACACTGTGAGCGAGCTCATGTCTGGATGCTTCTCCCAGCTCTTCTGCCGGAGAA CAGAGATCAGTGACGGCCATATCCAGCTGACTGCCATTAGCAGGACAGACTGTTCGCAGCACACACCGGTGTCGGGCAGCATCACCCTGCCCTGGAGGTGTGAGGCCCTGCTGGGTGCCGTGCAG aatTGCTGCATCATGAGTCTGACTCTACTGGATGAATTCAAGAAACCCTTCTGGTGTGTCGGCTCTCCCGTCTCCATGAAGCCGGAGAAGACGCCCGTCTCCTATGACTACGACGGTGAGCACTTCCAGATCTCCTATGAGGACTCGGATGGTCGGGTGAAGATGGAGCTTGCGTGGATGGAGGAAGAAAATACGTTTATCATCATAAGCTTAGTCGTCTTAGTGGCTGTTGGTAAAGTCAACAAGCATTTCAGTAGAGATTACTGA